The Pyrus communis chromosome 9, drPyrComm1.1, whole genome shotgun sequence genome has a segment encoding these proteins:
- the LOC137745372 gene encoding probable receptor-like protein kinase At5g18500, whose translation MIKATGNFKVVRAAGCLRTKTSRNKEYPYSFFDVDEEGYDDLSSPDDHSGGCVLNFTSIPFQPTGECLSHVGHKINVWGSYSTSPCCQKVLTTMSEALAIHAVKTQGSASVFLPEQEWKNCSGPFQKERDVSAKNCHFDGLYYGSSACSNTTLASIKKEQAFQNAISNCSNLSNAFEDVCGNCSKAVLGLRDDLLNAYEVKDGNATETGICGIAAVISVLEEKMNNTFSIDNDFMLCMSFLDTFEPGYIKIKYSLAEAILSILIGITAVTLIILLIKFVTKKQPQKPVRSGPVTTWSGLYRFSKAEIENAINTERKDLGRGSAGQVYKGVLPSGQVVAIKHINKSNTSDSFTREVEGLSRVRHPNLVCLFGCCVEDGEQYLVYEYCAKGNLAKHLLRNDPVLTWERRVRILRDCALALRYLHHYIDGCIVHRDIKLTNILLTDNLEPKLSDFGLAKMLGMEESKVFTDVRGTIGYMDPEYMTNAKLTCASDVYSFGIVALQLLSGQKVFELDLDARDQLTRKAKDISMNKRPPEDLEDPRLNGNVNKADFESILQVAVLCVAKSSKGRPTIDLVFEEMDKAWKNTLADMKARNKGISSSATPPSMSSEVFSV comes from the exons GAGGCTGTGTGTTAAACTTCACATCCATTCCATTCCAACCAACTGGGGAGTGCCTCTCTCACGTAGGACATAAAATAAACGTTTGGGGAAGCTACAGCACAAGCCCGTGCTGTCAAAAAGTCCTCACCACCATGTCCGAAGCCTTAGCCATTCACGCAGTCAAGACTCAGGGCAGTGCCAGTGTCTTTCTTCCAGAACAAGAATGGAAAAACTGCAGCGGCCCTTTTCAGAAGGAGCGAGACGTGTCTGCGAAAAACTGTCATTTTGATGGCCTTTACTATGGTAGCAGCGCGTGCTCGAACACAACTCTTGCATCCATCAAGAAAGAGCAGGCCTTCCAAAACGCGATAAGTAATTGCTCAAACCTTAGCAATGCATTTGAGGATGTTTGCGGCAATTGCAGCAAGGCGGTATTAGGCTTGAGGGACGATTTGCTGAATGCATATGAAGTGAAGGATGGGAACGCAACTGAGACGGGCATATGTGGTATAGCAGCTGTTATTTCTGTTTTAGAAGAGAAGATGAACAATACCTTTTCAATCGACAATGACTTTATGTTGTGTATGTCTTTTTTAGACACCTTCG AACCAGGCTACATCAAAATCAAAT ATTCTTTGGCAGAAGCGATACTTTCCATCTTAATAGGCATCACCGCTGTGACACTGATCATCCTGCTGATAAAATTTGTTACCAAGAAGCAGCCTCAAAAACCAGTTCGCTCGGGACCGGTTACTACATGGTCTGGCCTGTACAGGTTCTCCAAGGCCGAGATTGAGAATGCCATTAATACTGAAAGAAAGGACCTTGGACGAGGAAGCGCTGGTCAAGTTTATAAAGGGGTTCTTCCGAGCGGGCAAGTTGTGGCCATTAAGCACATTAACAAGAGTAACACATCCGATTCATTTACTAGAGAAGTGGAAGGCCTTTCGAGGGTTCGACATCCAAACTTGGTTTGCCTCTTTGGTTGCTGCGTCGAAGATGGCGAACAATATCTTGTGTATGAATATTGCGCTAAAGGGAATCTAGCAAAACACCTCCTAA GAAACGATCCTGTCTTAACATGGGAAAGAAGAGTTAGGATTCTAAGAGATTGTGCACTTGCTTTGAGATATCTCCACCATTATATTGATGGATGCATTGTTCATAGAGATATTAAG CTTACAAACATCCTTTTGACGGATAACTTGGAACCCAAGCTATCTGATTTCGGGCTGGCAAAGATGTTGGGTATGGAGGAGAGCAAAGTATTTACAGATGTTAGAGGAACCATAGGCTACATGGATCCAGAGTACATGACCAATGCCAAGTTAACCTGCGCGAGTGATGTCTACAGTTTCGGCATTGTTGCTCTGCAACTGCTATCGGGGCAAAAAGTATTTGAGCTGGATCTTGATGCTAGAGACCAACTAACAAGAAAG GCAAAGGATATAAGTATGAACAAACGCCCTCCTGAGGATCTTGAGGACCCAAGACTGAATGGAAATGTGAACAAGGCGGACTTTGAATCGATCCTTCAAGTTGCAGTACTTTGCGTTGCCAAATCAAGCAAAGGCCGCCCTACGATCGATCTTGTTTTCGAAGAGATGGACAAGGCTTGGAAGAACACTCTTGCTGACATG AAGGCAAGGAATAAAGGGATAAGTTCATCAGCGACACCACCGTCTATGTCTTCCGAAGTGTTTTCAGTCTGA
- the LOC137745424 gene encoding uncharacterized protein isoform X1, with product MAYIPAHKRPLPTPELLAPQFWKQGMHTVFSADTRPTAPAAARGGRPGTFRGRGKGYRGISATFGMGYVPPHKWHSKESERPLLTSELRAQRFKKNLYAKPYNKSNVDWTGRIAFADHSTYRWCAAAARGGRPGTLHGRGKGYRGFRGGISARSGMAHIPPHKQHSKEYERPLLTSELHAQRFKKNLHVKPYNKSNVDWTGRIAHADHSTYRWCAVALGEENQFPPSVNLKPICLYSTEPKVEENRLALFNTSLDDEGGELKWNSPRSPGVSIAENVLADLVSSIKHMRNEMKCAQLKEGKPTLLARVGKVLFLRRPSFNMEAIRTSLSTEILKQWRRLLYTNIPVSYKERIENEVVPKIGVDFEGEKDTYQVKLSDSTRPDATLSCKCRVLKEHGKLQLYKIELNQLRNMVVDISCTTKNLDLRLMLNTKRLVTDMTDDEMQSIRDLINSAIIDPDVKGGLRWPSGKDSSGDKYKVDGVWHLIANTYKNSSFRLKVRRADRFDYRNLTGTVTWETILMLKGVLSKLQEENAEASSVSEILKEDMQLIWDNFLSCEGFLT from the exons ATGGCTTACATTCCTGCGCACAAGCGGCCACTGCCAACTCCTGAGCTGCTTGCTCCTCAGTTCTGGAAACAAGGGATGCATACTGTCTTCTCTGCTGATACTAGACCCACTGCTCCCGCTGCTGCCCGTGGCGGTCGTCCTGGTACCTTCCGTGGTCGTGGCAAAGGCTATAGAG GCATAAGTGCTACTTTTGGAATGGGTTACGTTCCACCACACAAGTGGCACTCGAAGGAATCGGAGAGGCCATTGCTGACTTCAGAGCTGCGTGCTCAACGATTCAAGAAAAACTTATATGCCAAGCCATATAACAAGTCTAATGTGGATTGGACTGGAAGAATAGCTTTTGCAGACCATTCTACATATCGATGGTGCGCCGCTGCTGCTCGTGGGGGTCGTCCTGGTACCTTGCATGGTCGTGGCAAAGGCTATAGAGGTTTTCGTGGTG GCATAAGTGCTCGTTCTGGAATGGCTCACATTCCACCACACAAGCAGCACTCGAAGGAATATGAGAGGCCATTGCTGACTTCAGAGCTGCATGCTCAACGATTCAAGAAAAACTTACATGTCAAGCCATATAACAAGTCTAACGTGGATTGGACTGGAAGAATAGCTCATGCAGACCATTCTACATATAGATGGTGCGCCGTTGCTTTGGGTGAGGAGAACCAATTTCCGCCTTCTGTTAATCTTAAGCCCATTTGCTTGTACTCCACTGAGCCGAAAGTTGAAGAAAATCGTCTGGCTTTATTCAACACTAGTCTAGATGATG AAGGCGGTGAGTTGAAATGGAATTCGCCAAGGAGCCCTGGAGTATCTATAGCAGAAAATGTGCTGGCAGACTTGGTTTCTTCTATTAAACACATGAGGAATGAAATGAAGTGCGCACAGCTCAAAGAAGGAAAGCCTACTTTGCTTGCTAGAGTGGGGAAAGTACTTTTTCTTAG GAGGCCTTCATTTAACATGGAAGCCATCAGAACAAGTTTGTCTACTGAAATCTTGAAACAATGGAGACGATTATTGTACACAAACATTCCTGTTTCATATAAGGAAAGGATTGAGAACGAAGTTGTCCCAAAAATTGGAGTTGATTTTGAAGGGGAGAAAGATACGTACCAAGTAAAG TTGTCTGATTCGACCAGACCAGATGCAACTCTCTCCTGCAAATGCCGTGTACTGAAAGAACATGGAAAGCTACAACTCTACAAG ATTGAACTGAATCAACTGCGTAACATGGTCGTGGACATTTCATGCACGACCAAAAATCTGGACCTGAGACTGATGCTAAACACAAAGAGACTCGTCACAGATATGACT GACGATGAGATGCAAAGCATTCGGGATCTGATTAATTCCGCGATTATAGATCCAGATGTGAAGGGCGGGTTGAGATGGCCTTCGGGAAAGGATTCTTCCGGAGATAAATACAAAGTTGATGGGGTTTGGCACTTAATAGCTAATACGTACAAAAATTCATCGTTCAGACTGAAAGTCAGACGTGCGGATCGATTTGATTATAGAAACCTAACTGGGACCGTTACTTGGGAGACAATTCTGATGTTGAAAGGGGTCCTGTCAAAGTTACAG GAAGAGAATGCCGAAGCCAGCTCGGTTTCTGAGATACTGAAGGAAGACATGCAGCTGATATGGGACAACTTCTTGAGCTGTGAAGGATTCCTGACGTGA
- the LOC137745482 gene encoding uncharacterized protein, translated as MAYIPPHKRHSKEPERPLPTPELLAPQFKKNFKVKPYNKSNLEWTGKIVYADHSTSRWLIIGLDEENQFPSFVNLKPICLESTELKVGENRLALINTSLDTEGGEVKWNLPRSPGESLTENVLEDLVSSFKHVRNEMKCAKLKEVNPTLIARVGKVLFRRSPSVNMESITKNLSAETLKQLRKSFHTNIPVSYKEKIVKEVVPKVGVDFEEEKDVYQVKLSDSTRPDSTLSCKCRVMKEHGMLQLYKIELNQLRNMVVDISCTTKNLDLRLMLCTKRLITDLTDDDMQSIRDLISLAILDPDVKGGLRWPLGKESSGDKYKVVGVWHVIANTYKNSSLRLKVRHADRFDFRTLTGEATWETSLMLKKVLSKLQEENVEASSISEILKEDMQLIWDNFLSCEDKLQVVNQ; from the exons ATGGCTTACATTCCTCCGCACAAGCGGCACTCGAAGGAACCAGAGAGGCCACTGCCGACTCCAGAGCTGCTTGCTCCTCAATTCAAGAAAAACTTCAAAGTCAAGCCATATAATAAGTCTAATTTGGAATGGACTGGAAAAATAGTTTATGCAGACCATTCTACATCGAGATGGCTGATCATTGGTTTGGATGAGGAGAACCAATTTCCGTCTTTTGTTAATCTTAAGCCCATTTGCTTGGAGTCCACTGAGCTGAAAGTTGGAGAAAACCGTCTAGCTTTAATCAATACTAGTCTAGATACTG AAGGCGGCGAGGTGAAATGGAATTTGCCAAGAAGCCCCGGGGAATCTCTAACAGAAAATGTGCTGGAAGACTTAGTTTCTTCTTTTAAACACGTGAGGAATGAAATGAAGTGCGCAAAACTTAAAGAAGTAAATCCTACTTTGATTGCCAGAGTGGGGAAAGTACTCTTTCGCAG GAGCCCGTCAGTTAACATGGAATCTATCACAAAAAATTTGTCTGCTGAAACCTTGAAACAGTTGAGGAAATCATTTCACACAAACATCCCTGTTTCATATAAGGAAAAGATTGTAAAGGAGGTTGTCCCGAAAGTTGGAGTTGATTTCGAAGAGGAGAAAGACGTATACCAAGTAAAG TTGTCTGATTCTACGAGGCCAGATTCAACTCTCTCCTGCAAGTGTCGTGTAATGAAAGAACATGGAATGCTACAACTCTACAAG ATTGAACTGAATCAACTGCGTAACATGGTCGTGGACATTTCGTGCACTACTAAGAATCTGGACCTGAGACTAATGCTATGCACGAAGAGACTCATAACAGATCTGACT GATGATGATATGCAAAGCATTAGGGATCTGATTAGTTTGGCGATTCTAGATCCAGATGTGAAGGGTGGGTTGAGATGGCCTCTGGGAAAGGAGTCTTCTGGAGATAAATACAAAGTTGTTGGGGTTTGGCACGTGATAGCTAATACGTATAAAAATTCATCGCTAAGACTGAAAGTGAGACATGCTGATCGATTTGATTTTAGAACCTTAACTGGAGAAGCTACTTGGGAGACAAGTCTGATGTTGAAAAAGGTCCTGTCAAAGTTACAG gAAGAGAATGTCGAAGCCAGCTCAATTTCGGAGATACTGAAGGAAGATATGCAGTTGATATGGGATAACTTCTTGAGCTGTGAAGATAAATTGCAAGTTGTAAATCAGTGA
- the LOC137744727 gene encoding uncharacterized protein has product MVVDISCTTKNLDLRLMLCTKRLVTDLTDDEMQSIRNLINSAILDPDVKGGLRWNSGKDSSGKYKVDGFWHVIANTYKNSSFRLKVRHADRFDFRTLTGEAAWETILMLKKVLSKLEEENAEASSVSEILKEDMRLIWDNFLSCEGFLT; this is encoded by the exons ATGGTCGTGGACATTTCATGCACTACCAAAAATCTGGACCTGAGACTGATGCTATGCACGAAGAGACTCGTCACAGATCTGACT GACGATGAGATGCAAAGCATTCGGAATCTGATTAATTCGGCGATTCTAGATCCAGATGTGAAGGGCGGGTTGAGATGGAATTCGGGAAAGGATTCTTCCGGAAAATACAAAGTTGATGGGTTTTGGCACGTAATAGCTAATACGTATAAAAATTCATCGTTCAGACTGAAAGTCAGACATGCGGATCGATTTGATTTTAGAACCCTAACTGGGGAAGCTGCTTGGGAGACAATTCTGATGTTGAAAAAGGTCCTGTCAAAGTTAGAG GAAGAGAATGCCGAAGCCAGCTCGGTTTCTGAGATACTGAAGGAAGACATGCGGCTGATATGGGACAACTTCTTGAGCTGTGAAGGATTCCTGACGTGA
- the LOC137745375 gene encoding bidirectional sugar transporter NEC1-like produces MESLSFLQYRINYCKQRPTFYTIYKKKSSKGFQSIPYVIALLSATLLLYYGVLKTNAYLIISINSIGTVIEVTYLILYIVYASKNDKITTLIWILLVNVAALGLVVAVTFFLLGGTVRISTVGWICAVFNIAVFAAPLSIMRQVIRTKSVEFMPFSLSFFLTLCATMWFFYGLFTKDYYIALPNVLGFLFGIAQMILYMTYKNSGNNVEEKRGTQEMKKLSSTNRPKLARSVSEYPRSDKLNQITYVYEANDEHV; encoded by the exons ATGGAATCCTTAAGCTTTTTGCAGTATCGAATTAACTACTGCAAGCAAAG aCCAACGTTTTACACAATATACAAGAAGAAATCATCGAAAGGGTTTCAATCCATACCTTATGTGATTGCCCTACTAAGTGCAACTTTATTGTTGTATTATGGAGTCCTCAAGACAAATGCTTATTTGATCATCAGCATCAACAGCATCGGAACCGTTATAGAAGTTACTTACCTGATCCTCTACATTGTATACGCATCCAAGAATGACAAG ATTACTACATTGATTTGGATCCTGCTAGTAAATGTAGCCGCTTTAGGGTTGGTGGTGGCAGTCACCTTCTTCCTTCTTGGAGGGACAGTGCGCATAAGCACCGTTGGATGGATTTGTGCCGTGTTTAACATTGCTGTATTTGCTGCTCCTCTAAGCATTATG AGGCAAGTAATAAGAACCAAAAGTGTGGAATTCATGCCATTTTCTTTGTCCTTTTTCCTGACACTTTGTGCCACCATGTGGTTCTTCTACGGATTATTTACAAAGGATTACTACATTGCA TTACCAAACGTATTAGGGTTTCTATTTGGCATTGCCCAAATGATCCTATACATGACATACAAGAATTCAGGAAACAATGTCGAAGAGAAAAGGGGTACTCAGGAGATGAAGAAGTTGAGCTCGACCAATCGTCCAAAGTTGGCGCGCAGCGTGAGCGAATATCCAAGATCAGATAAACTAAATCAGATTACGTATGTCTACGAAGCAAACGATGAACACGTATAG
- the LOC137745424 gene encoding uncharacterized protein isoform X2 produces MAYIPAHKRPLPTPELLAPQFWKQGMHTVFSADTRPTAPAAARGGRPGTFRGRGKGYRGISATFGMGYVPPHKWHSKESERPLLTSELRAQRFKKNLYAKPYNKSNVDWTGRIAFADHSTYRWCAAAARGGRPGTLHGRGKGYRGFRGGISARSGMAHIPPHKQHSKEYERPLLTSELHAQRFKKNLHVKPYNKSNVDWTGRIAHADHSTYRWCAVALGEENQFPPSVNLKPICLYSTEPKVEENRLALFNTSLDDGGELKWNSPRSPGVSIAENVLADLVSSIKHMRNEMKCAQLKEGKPTLLARVGKVLFLRRPSFNMEAIRTSLSTEILKQWRRLLYTNIPVSYKERIENEVVPKIGVDFEGEKDTYQVKLSDSTRPDATLSCKCRVLKEHGKLQLYKIELNQLRNMVVDISCTTKNLDLRLMLNTKRLVTDMTDDEMQSIRDLINSAIIDPDVKGGLRWPSGKDSSGDKYKVDGVWHLIANTYKNSSFRLKVRRADRFDYRNLTGTVTWETILMLKGVLSKLQEENAEASSVSEILKEDMQLIWDNFLSCEGFLT; encoded by the exons ATGGCTTACATTCCTGCGCACAAGCGGCCACTGCCAACTCCTGAGCTGCTTGCTCCTCAGTTCTGGAAACAAGGGATGCATACTGTCTTCTCTGCTGATACTAGACCCACTGCTCCCGCTGCTGCCCGTGGCGGTCGTCCTGGTACCTTCCGTGGTCGTGGCAAAGGCTATAGAG GCATAAGTGCTACTTTTGGAATGGGTTACGTTCCACCACACAAGTGGCACTCGAAGGAATCGGAGAGGCCATTGCTGACTTCAGAGCTGCGTGCTCAACGATTCAAGAAAAACTTATATGCCAAGCCATATAACAAGTCTAATGTGGATTGGACTGGAAGAATAGCTTTTGCAGACCATTCTACATATCGATGGTGCGCCGCTGCTGCTCGTGGGGGTCGTCCTGGTACCTTGCATGGTCGTGGCAAAGGCTATAGAGGTTTTCGTGGTG GCATAAGTGCTCGTTCTGGAATGGCTCACATTCCACCACACAAGCAGCACTCGAAGGAATATGAGAGGCCATTGCTGACTTCAGAGCTGCATGCTCAACGATTCAAGAAAAACTTACATGTCAAGCCATATAACAAGTCTAACGTGGATTGGACTGGAAGAATAGCTCATGCAGACCATTCTACATATAGATGGTGCGCCGTTGCTTTGGGTGAGGAGAACCAATTTCCGCCTTCTGTTAATCTTAAGCCCATTTGCTTGTACTCCACTGAGCCGAAAGTTGAAGAAAATCGTCTGGCTTTATTCAACACTAGTCTAGATGATG GCGGTGAGTTGAAATGGAATTCGCCAAGGAGCCCTGGAGTATCTATAGCAGAAAATGTGCTGGCAGACTTGGTTTCTTCTATTAAACACATGAGGAATGAAATGAAGTGCGCACAGCTCAAAGAAGGAAAGCCTACTTTGCTTGCTAGAGTGGGGAAAGTACTTTTTCTTAG GAGGCCTTCATTTAACATGGAAGCCATCAGAACAAGTTTGTCTACTGAAATCTTGAAACAATGGAGACGATTATTGTACACAAACATTCCTGTTTCATATAAGGAAAGGATTGAGAACGAAGTTGTCCCAAAAATTGGAGTTGATTTTGAAGGGGAGAAAGATACGTACCAAGTAAAG TTGTCTGATTCGACCAGACCAGATGCAACTCTCTCCTGCAAATGCCGTGTACTGAAAGAACATGGAAAGCTACAACTCTACAAG ATTGAACTGAATCAACTGCGTAACATGGTCGTGGACATTTCATGCACGACCAAAAATCTGGACCTGAGACTGATGCTAAACACAAAGAGACTCGTCACAGATATGACT GACGATGAGATGCAAAGCATTCGGGATCTGATTAATTCCGCGATTATAGATCCAGATGTGAAGGGCGGGTTGAGATGGCCTTCGGGAAAGGATTCTTCCGGAGATAAATACAAAGTTGATGGGGTTTGGCACTTAATAGCTAATACGTACAAAAATTCATCGTTCAGACTGAAAGTCAGACGTGCGGATCGATTTGATTATAGAAACCTAACTGGGACCGTTACTTGGGAGACAATTCTGATGTTGAAAGGGGTCCTGTCAAAGTTACAG GAAGAGAATGCCGAAGCCAGCTCGGTTTCTGAGATACTGAAGGAAGACATGCAGCTGATATGGGACAACTTCTTGAGCTGTGAAGGATTCCTGACGTGA